Genomic window (Helianthus annuus cultivar XRQ/B chromosome 3, HanXRQr2.0-SUNRISE, whole genome shotgun sequence):
CTGCAGCAATGTGTAGGGCTGTTCGACCCTTATCATTTTTCATTTCGATATCTTTTCCGTCTTCTAAAAACTCCAACAGTTTTTCAACGAAGTAGTTGTGGCCCATTTCAACCGCTACGTGAAGGATTGTGTTGCCATTCGCAGTGATGGCCTCTGTGGCTGCAAATTTATTATTTTGCAATATGGATTTTGCTTTCCTCCACCACCCTTCAGCTGCAGCTTTGTACAATTCTTTCTTTAGTCTGTTGTTGGCCGTGTCTTGTGTTTCTGGAATTCTCGTTGAACTCTCTGTTTCTATATCATTAGTGTCTTGTGTTTCTTGAACTCTTTGGGAACTCTCTGGTTCTATATCTGGGGTGTCTTTTATAAATTCTATTCCGAACGTAACTCCTAGTAGATGTGTTGAGTTACTGTTCACTAGCATTTCTACAACGGGAAATCAAATACATGATAGGTAATGAAGTACGTACCTTCGCTTTTTGGTAGATCATAGATGCTTGCTAGCATATTCCATACGTAACTTACGGGATAGTCTTCCAGATATATGAACTCCTTGAATAGATCTTCGCTCATAGTACAAAAAATCCAACCTTTGACAAGGTTGTCATATTTAACCAGTATACGAAGACCTTCTTGTTGAATGAGGTGAACCAACTCCTGACTTTTAATGAGGAAAAGCATCTGAAGCTTCCAGATAGGATAGTTGCTTTGGCCGGAAAGCTTCACTGAAATGAAGTTGGAGACGTTAACAGTTGATGCCTGAGTGTATTTCAGGTCTTGTGTTGATGCAGAAACAAAAGAATCAGGCCATGAATCACCTGCATTTCAGTTCAATATTTCAGAAAGGATATAAATTTCGAAGTGCATGGTAGTTAATGGAGTACCGTACCGTCTGTAAAGTGGGATTCTAGTTTTGTCCATAAATCTCTTGCCGAATCGcagtctgtgaaatctttgagcAGTTCTTTGTTCATACTACCCAAAATCCAATATTTGACAAGGTTGTCACATTCAGACTTTGTAAAACGAATATTGATATGAATGACGTGAAGCAAGTCCTGACTCTCTATGAGGCGAAGCATTTGATCCTTCCAGACATTATAGTAGAAGCGCACAGACAGCTTCACTAGTACAAAGTTGGAGACGTTAATATTTGACGCCTGCTTGTATATTAATGCATCTGCTTCATCTGATAAACCAACTGCAATTCATTTCAATATTTCAGAAAGGATATTGGGTACTAATATCGGCCTCAATTCTACTATGGGAAATCAAATACATGCATGGTAATTAATGGAGTGCATACCACCAATTGTATATTTCAATTCTAGGTTCCTCCACAACAATTGTACCGATCGATAGAAATGGAAATCTTCAAGCACGTAGTTGGTTATAGTATTCAAAATCCAACCTCTGACAAGCCTGTCATATGCTTGAGTCATGGGGTCACCTTTATCCATGGAAAACGAGCTTTTGCATGAATGATGTGAAGCAAGTCGTGACTCTCTATGAGGCAAAGAATCTGACTCTTCCAGACATCATAGTTGTGGTTGGTAAGCTTCACTGAAACAAAGTTGGAGACGTCAACAGTTGATGCCAGCGTATATCTCAAGTCTTCTGTTCGTGAAGAAACATCAAGCACATTCGATGGAACACCT
Coding sequences:
- the LOC110928805 gene encoding uncharacterized protein LOC110928805 isoform X1 gives rise to the protein MDKGDPMTQAYDRLVRGWILNTITNYVLEDFHFYRSVQLLWRNLELKYTIGVGLSDEADALIYKQASNINVSNFVLVKLSVRFYYNVWKDQMLRLIESQDLLHVIHINIRFTKSECDNLVKYWILGSMNKELLKDFTDCDSARDLWTKLESHFTDGDSWPDSFVSASTQDLKYTQASTVNVSNFISVKLSGQSNYPIWKLQMLFLIKSQELVHLIQQEGLRILVKYDNLVKGWIFCTMSEDLFKEFIYLEDYPVSYVWNMLASIYDLPKSEGVTFGIEFIKDTPDIEPESSQRVQETQDTNDIETESSTRIPETQDTANNRLKKELYKAAAEGWWRKAKSILQNNKFAATEAITANGNTILHVAVEMGHNYFVEKLLEFLEDGKDIEMKNDKGRTALHIAAVVGNTHAAQLLVQKSSQLLEYKDNNNVLPMHLASANTNLDTYAYLFESRTPPRDSHFESYMSNQTALLAAIFSKHYDLAETLLKESPDIAMENEEILKAITTTFPTDLGFRESLIYPSFHYVCQKTVVRCSLLFHPDRCVDNILRVVKICNNTCCNLLGKNSVILLVLIATLYPIYQLICLLILLLHLSFSMLYLLLWKVLAITVPPIKNIEKKRKEYKKAKNILSLICKMKGPSNEGYSDSFFEAVRKDIYEVVDEILFKSPATINCKDEDGYNIIQLSIT
- the LOC110928805 gene encoding uncharacterized protein LOC110928805 isoform X2, with product MDKGDPMTQAYDRLVRGWILNTITNYVLEDFHFYRSVQLLWRNLELKYTIGVGLSDEADALIYKQASNINVSNFVLVKLSVRFYYNVWKDQMLRLIESQDLLHVIHINIRFTKSECDNLVKYWILGSMNKELLKDFTDCDSARDLWTKLESHFTDGDSWPDSFVSASTQDLKYTQASTVNVSNFISVKLSGQSNYPIWKLQMLFLIKSQELVHLIQQEGLRILVKYDNLVKGWIFCTMSEDLFKEFIYLEDYPVSYVWNMLASIYDLPKSEDLAETLLKESPDIAMENEEILKAITTTFPTDLGFRESLIYPSFHYVCQKTVVRCSLLFHPDRCVDNILRVVKICNNTCCNLLGKNSVILLVLIATLYPIYQLICLLILLLHLSFSMLYLLLWKVLAITVPPIKNIEKKRKEYKKAKNILSLICKMKGPSNEGYSDSFFEAVRKDIYEVVDEILFKSPATINCKDEDGYNIIQLSIT